A region of the Salvia splendens isolate huo1 chromosome 11, SspV2, whole genome shotgun sequence genome:
aattatgaatcatatgatattatataatatttactattattggtattattattattgttattttatattaaattaataactaatcaatatagtcttaataaaaattttaaattgtgaactgtattcataatgatataaacaattaaatatttttagttaggtgtttcaaccctaaaatgaatataaaataatttaatcataaatattcattgatttaattagtttaaatagttaatttaattggtgttttgttcttgatttatattgtgaatgcaattagatgtatgtataaaatattaaaaagaaagaagaaaaagaagagaaaaggaaaaagaggaaacataaactaaggagaaaaaagaaacaagaaaggaagataaaatactaaaaagaaagaagaaaatgaagaaaaaagaaagaagaagaactaaagaagaaaaaaagacatCACGTGTTTGGTAAAATtggaatttccaaaaatatctcccataacaaaaaaatcacatgtttggtacctagggttatttttgtcacaggtaccaaaaacgatactataaaataaagatcaggtaccatttacgtgagaaagtgaaagatcaggtaccatttatgtagttcagtCTACAATTAAAAGTACAAACTGAGATTCTTCTATTACAAATCATACAAAGGTTTAATTTTGGAATAATTATTAATACACAAGTTGATTTATTACATAATGTAACAACTAGGATTTTCAGGATCATAATAGTGGCACTCGTATAAAGGTTGGAAAGGTGGCGGCGGAAACATACAAAGTGGCAGCGGACATTTATCCGGCGATGGCGATGGCGATGCCGCTGCCGCTGCGGCTGGCTTCACTTCTGCAATGCTTAAAATATCAGCAAAACAGAATTTCTTCCTAAGAGATTTTACCAAACACACAGAATCAACCCCTACTCCGACCACTTCAAGCTGATCATTTTCTTTTCCAATGCTCACTGAGGTCACTCCTGCACAATAAAcggatttttattttaatcaccTTCCAAAGAATTGAATGAATTTAAGGTTTtgaattataaataaatgaatacataTAAATACCTTCTTCAGCCACAGCAATCTTCATGGCCTTGGATTTGGCCTTCTCTTTACGCAGTGGTACATTGATCACAATCTTCATCTATTAGTAATACAAAGATAGCATAAAATTGACAGTCACTTTACTATATGTAAGTTGTAACAATGCAAAAATTTAATTGCATGAAGTCTTGAAATTTTACCTTCATTTCTGGCTTCTTTCAATCCCTTAATCTGACCCAAATTTTGATTTGTGAGAGTTGGAGTGGTTaagatatgtatatatatataagctgTAAGGGACACAAGCGGCAATCAAAACTTTTAATATGTGGAATCTGCGTAGAACTGAGAAGACCTCCAACAAATCGTCGTATTAGAAGACGAGGATAAGTGTAAGTGTATAACTATTTCCTAACTACGTCGATATCAGTGACGGATCCATGACACTAAACTCGTAGGGTCGGGACATAGTGAggaattattaataatattagtatagagtaatatttaaataattactttTGTTGacgaaaatttattttatgtacAATTTAAGTagcaatatttttgttacacccagagataaaaatataaaaaaaagttaagtgGAAGTGAAGAGGGCCGATGGATCTCAATAGGCGTTATAGTAgttaaatttctatttttaattattctaGCAAATGCAAAAGTGTGACTGAATTTCAAGTTTTCAACGAAAATTTCAATGCATAAATTGAGACTTGCAAAGTTGCAAAAGGCGAATCCAATTGCTAAGTGTGACAAAAAGGAAGATAGATAGAACTTGTTTAATTAGGGAGTATTATTATAACCACAAGTGCAGCGTAGTGCAAAGTAAACTAAGAATagtcatatattcatatttttgttataaaaaaCCTAGCAAATTAATTAGTTGGACCAAGTCACTATGCATTATAAAATTTGCCAATGTATTTTGGTAATTTCGTGCTACGGATATAAATTCTAGTCTTCATATATATACCGGATAgctataattaattatgaagTTGTTGAAACACTATAGTATactatactagtatataataaCATTTCTCTATATTATAAATTCTTAGTATTTGCCAAGTATACTAGAGTACTACTATACTATAATTCATGACTTACAAGTTGCTCTAGCTCGTTGTTTGTTGATGTGAgagttttccattttgaattAGAAACTGCATTTTAGCCACTAGTGTAGATGTGCATGCATCAACAAATACACTTCGTTCTCATATGTAACAAACTATAGTGAGTTAAATAGTAACATGCAATAAAGTGGACAATGTTCCAAGACTAGTTAGATATATAGATAGATATCCGccatcaaaataatttaaaattttggtgCGTGAGAGATATCACGTGTTGACAATAGCATTAATCAATTTTCATAGATGTTGATAATCATTAGAGTAAATTTATTATTCCAACCTTATATCAGTAGGCTATTATTTATAAATGTCACAAAAATGGAAAGTATTAATTTAGAAcctatcattttcttaatttttttaatttgactCCATTCATCCTTAGACAAACAAACTTGaaaatgacatgagttttaatgtgcaattggtaaaataagaaagaaatgtaaaaaagtaaaaagaggAAAATGATAGGAGATTGTGCGAtacatattattagtagtgtgtAATTGGTAAAAGAAAATTCTTATTTAGACTTGATCCAATTTTTGGGACGCACATGCAACCAGAAACAACAGCTACCGAAAAAGATAGATAGCAGCAAAATAAAGCATGTCTCAAAAACGCCAACCCCTCCCAACAATATTCCTCAAACCTAAGAAAGAAATCAAGGGCATCAAATCACCTTAATCACGATCTACCACTTGGAAGAAAAGGTTATTATTCGAGATATGAAAATAAGTCATAAGGCCAGattcttaattaatatttttgaaaaaccGGAAcactattaaataaataatattgcaTATCAACAATCATTATACGGAATACTCCTAATCTGTATTCTGTTGACCATGACTGCGTCAACACAATTCATTGTCATTTGGAAAAATTCATAGCATGAGTCGAAGGGAATTATTCTATTCGTCATTTGTCCAATAACATTGTTGCtattatctttattattttgtttttatttgtagAAAACATGAAGAAATGGACAAACGGAAATTAGTGTAGATATTATATCATTTTGGACAGTGATGTGGATAAATATCACGTTAATAAGTTGATCGTCCTACTTAGATATCCAACTTCGGGTCAGATATCAAAACAACGTGACATAGTTCAAACTATTTAAAATAGCAACTATAAAATAAACTTTACTCAAAGTATAGATTATAAATTTGTCAACGATTTTCAATTGGCTAATCATATAGTATTACCAATCTCTGTTGTCGATACGTACATATACCTACTAACTAATCATGCATGTTTAGAGTAATAGTATCATCTCAAGTGGTTCACTTTCCGAGTTGCTTCTTCTGTAGCCAGGATTTTATTGAAGGAGTGACAAAAATATCATACACAGaaaattttatgtatttgaGAAAGGGCATTTAGTGTGATTGAAGTATATAATCAGAAatccatatataaatatataagtatatgAATGAATGCGGTTTACGCCACATCGAATTCACATGCATATCCAGTATCAGGTAGAATATTTTAGAGATTTCGAGTTTGGATAACCAAACTTTTTAAATAACAGGTACCCAAATTTGCAGGTCTGGTTGTGGATTATAAGACAACAAGGCCCAACCATGTTCCCTTGCACAAAACACTAGGAGTATATTTTAGAGACAGCCCACAGTGCTGAGAAAATGGCAAAGGAAGTGAGTCATGAGGAACAAGCAGATAAAGATAATATTTAACTCAACGGCTACACGAACGGCTTTAATCAGATATGATTCTATAAACCTCGACTATGGAACTTAAGTTAGCCGAGAAGCGCGCCGACGTTTTGTTGAAGTATTACTAGTTGTCCTGCAATCCCAACATAGGCACTCACTTGCATAGTATCGCAGTGCAGCTCCATGATCATCAACTGTTGTGATCCGCGGCTGGCATTGCAGGATGACAGGAGGAGGATTTGGAAACACCTGAGATGTAAAAGGAGGCACTGGATGCATCTGATGCTGTTTTGTTGAAGAATCTCTACTTGTCCTGCAGTCCCAACTTCCACAGCAGCACTCACTTGCATAGTATCGCTGTGCAGCTCCATGATCACCTACTGTTGTGATCGGAGGATGATTTGGAAACATCCGAGATGCGGAAGGATGCATCTGATGCTGTTTTGTTGAAGAGTCTCTTCTTGTCCTGCAATCCCGACATGTGCAGTATCCATGATCATCAACTGTTGTGATCGGAGGCTGGTGTTGCGGGACGAGAGGTCGAGGAGGAGGATTTGGAAACATCTGAGCTGCAAAAGAAGAAGGCACTGGATGCATCGGACGCATCAAATGAAACTTCCAAGAAGATATCAGCCTGAATCTGTAGGTCTTGCAAGGGCCGAGTGGAAACGGCTCATCAGCTCTAGAACTGGACCCCCTTTTGTTGTTGTAGCCTGGAAACTCTTCTATTCTGAACTCATCTTGCGCAATGCAAACCAACGAGCACTCCAGTCCAAGATCCTCGATTTTCCAGCTGTCAAAGATTGCATTCGACTTGTGCCTGATATGTATTTCGCCATCAAAATGCAGCATGCAGCTCGCGTTCAGTAAGAATCCACGGACAAGCTCCCTATGCATCCTATACATTTGAGCTAGTCAAACAGTATAACTAACAACTCAACAATGCAAGCAGCTAAATAATGCAACTACTTGTTCCAATAATTCTCAGCCCTCAAGCAAAAAGAATAGAGTCTCACACCATCATTACTGGATTAGCTTAGCAAGTCATAAAAGGATAGCAATCAGAAAAATAGCAGTTACTAACAACACAAGAACCAGCATCATATGTAGCTAATGTAACTACTACTTCAAATAAGTATACTTGGAAAGCCCTTTGGCAGAGAACAGAGGCTCACTTCAGCATGCCTGGATTATCTTCCCTGAGGAAAAAACCAGCATGTGGAAAGTTATAAACAATGtaatgaaattttttgaattgGAGGTGAGGATGAGTCAGCATTCGGGTTGCATCCACTCCGTGTAACACAAAAGCCCCAAGGGTTCCCAAATGCACCACATTCTTCAATGCATTCTTGTATTTCTGGAGTAATTCTTCTGTTTTTAATCAAAGGAACATAGTCATTATGAAAATCAAGTAAGCACTATAATAACTCAGAAAATCAAACAGAGTGTTTTTATAAAGAAAGAAGTATCAATTATACTATATTCCAATTTTTGAGATTGAAATGAAGTATCACAACAAAAATCATAGGAATTTGAAGTCTACTTGACTAAACTGGAAAAAAAAGGTCAACAACCCCAAGTTGTGAGTGAAATCAATTGAAGATGGAAAAAATACACAAGCAAGAGACATCATAAGAATTTTGTTTGGATAAATGGAGAGAAATAGTACTCCATACCGTAAGTGTCGAGTGAAGTTGCGACAATTTTGGAAGAATTGGAAAAAGCCATCCccaaagagagagaaaaggagaAGTCGCCTTCGCCGACCAAGAGAATATCGTCGGCCGACGAGTAATACTTTATCCACCTCCGATCATTCATCATGGCTTCACGTTTGAGGATGTAATTATGATTGGGGGCTTCACATTTTTCTACCTTTCAAATGATGCGCAATAATTGggcggaaaccggcggttttcacAGAAATCGACGCATTAACAGGCTACTAGCCTACTACGACTCATGGACTACCAGTCTACCAGTGTTCAAACGAATCATTATTGCAATTCCTCAATTTATCActcttattaatattataaaaaaacaatCAGGGATATAAATAGAGTCtttttaagaaaagaaaaaatcaatttaaatcaATCAAGGATAATccagtaaaaataaataatcaataCTCTAAATCAATCAATTTACTTTACTTGTTAATCTAAAATTGAACTGCACATAAAAAAGACAAAAGATGAATTGTAACTCCATATTAGCTAGACTTGATAAACAAAAGTAGGGATGCCAATCTCGTCCGAAACCCGGGGTcgacccgaataacccggtaaAATCATAGGGTTAGGGCCAGAAAATCGCAACCCAGATACAAAATAAGGCTACATGGGCTGACCCATTTGGGTTGGCGGGTTATGCGGGTTGGCCCGGGTGGGTTGCGGGTTAGCCCGTGGGTTaagcatttaaaataaaaatataattaaaattttgggttATATACTTACATGAAGtatagggttgcgttagtgtgctaactaatttgcagtaataactaataacttttaattctgtgtattaaaattatcaacacaaagacataattatatcaatacaacatgtaaatttaaatatcaatacaaagacataatttatcagcacaagaaagattgataaatttatatctttgtgttgatatttttaacatacaaaattgatatttagttattagttattactgtaaaaagttagtatttgatcacacactCATGAAGTATATATGGTAATTACAATATTAAACACAACACTAATATGAAGTATATATGGTAATTATGTCTACTTTCTCAAATTAAAAGTTAGTGTTATATGAAATAGAGATGTTATTAATATTTACTCATATTAAATGTCGCATTAAGTTTTTCCTCTCGAAGACAATCATCCGGTTGAAACTTCAAAAGTTATTGATGTAGAAGAATGTCATTCAACCCTTTGAAATGCATGATTTCCGTTTAATTGTGTCGGATTCACGCGTGCTACTAATTAGCGATGTGTTTATGAattttgtttcaattttcaattgctattattttttttctcttgatCACTTTGATAATACTTTACTATTTGCGacaatatgtttttttataagttAGAATATTGGATTGGATAGGATAGAAAGTAACACATAAGATCACTTAAAACACGAATAGCCCGTGGGTTAGCTCCAAACCCGAAGATTTAGGGTTAGGGCCGAAAATTTGTAACTCGAAAAATTCACAACCCGAATAATCCGCACCCAAATAGTCAGACAACCAGAATGGATTGGCCCGAACCCGAGCGGGTTAGcccaattgacatccctaaacaAAAGTATACTCAATATAATATCGTCTTTAAGATtctttcagttttttttattttctactccTATTAGcgaattaatttgaaaaatttatcttaagtcttctttttttttctccacACATTCAACATTTTCACCTTTCTTTCGTTTTCAACTCAACCAAGATAGTAGTAACTTTAGTTTTATATAAACAACTCCATCTAAAATTTGGTAATCTTAGATGAAAGAAATGGAGTGTTTGGAAAGGGTGGTTTTAGTTTTGGAATAAATGTTAAAGTGGAATATTGAAGAATTCAAGCAATTTTTTTCAAAGAAAAGGCGAAAAGTTGGAATGAGGGGAGTAATTGAAACGGTTTAATTAACGTGAATAGTGGAAGGAGAGAGAACGACGAAATCGAGATTACACAATTATTCTATGATTAAATGATTCACCGTATTATGAAAGTGACTAATATACCCTCCGTGGATAGATTCATAGaagttattgaaattttaatctaaaaatataatAAGCGTTGATCTATAATAATTAACTGCTATGATTAAAGGTTTTAGATAAATTTCAAAGACATTTCTTCTCCTATCTCACCATTTTGTCCGAATTCATTACTTGTTAGTACACTTTTGAATTTGTCCTATTCACTTTCTAAGTTCGAGAATAATCTCTCTCCCTTCTCTCCGTTAAAATATTAACTATATCTTTTACTCTCTATTTACTTAATTAAcaactatttttaaaattacgtGCATTCAAGAATATAAACATCTTGAATGACACGATCTATTTACAGTTTGTCAAACTTATACTTTATGATTACTCTAAGAATATAGACATCTTGAATGACACGATCTATTTACAATTTGTCAAACTTATACTTTATGATTACTCCAAAATTACACGGCATATATTGCCAGAAGGTTCATAAGCATAAACCAATATTCCAGAGGGCTGgaaattttcgacacgacacgataatccgacacgaatccgcacgaaattattgggttggggtcaagtcttattggatccgtgtccttatcgggttgacccattaagaacccgataattttgGGTTGGGTTTGGGTCGGATGttggtcggatacgggtaacccattaagaaataatattattatttttattattatttaaaaaaatctatattactttaattttttaatttcttataaattaggtttaaatagtataaaattaattttaattgtgtaaattaggttaaaaatcaaggtttaatcgtgtaatattatgttttaatcgtgtaatatcaggttcgggtttttatcgtgtcgtgtcaacccatattatatcgtgtcgataacgggttcgtatcgggtgcgggtcgtgttcggatttgaaggtagcaggtcgggttcgtgttcggatttacagtttccttaacaggtcgggttcaggttagaccttattgggttgggtcattatcaggttgacccgataacgacccaatccgcacgatttgtcaGCCCTAATATTCCATCCGTCTCTGAAATGTTGTCCAGATTTGTAGAAAAGCACAGCATAAGGAAAGTTGAAGATTATGCGATCGAATTTATAAGGTGTCCGAGCACAACATGATTCGCCATTTTTCTCGCATTTGATCCCATCCCATGCATCACCGTACGTGCCCTCTCTattccttagagcatccacaatagcgcatagcgcaccgcctagccgagcgccggcgctaggcggtgcgctaggcgatctattgcagctgcctagcggatttcgcgaaaaaaaaccgcctagcgctcggcggttccgcggctCTAGGCGAttcgctaggcgctattgcagcgtccggatcacctagcgcaccgcctagcgcgaatttttaatttttttttttcgaaacactatatatacgcgacttgcctgtcattttcattcgcaccacttgtattaacgagtactctctctatctaaatttctgtacaagatcaataacagtaaatggatctcaacaacgagcctacttcagagagtagcggatctcaaactcccccgatccccgtgggaggtggatgaggtcagatgcacccatactacaacatgtacccgtggcagcagatgatgcccgggataccagtgggggggagtccgccgggggcaTTTCCagcgatgtcggggtgggcacccgggatgcagatgatgcccggggggtaccggcgacgcaggggacgcccgcgacacaggggacgctgggagacgtctatcgccccagttttgatttttcgactggttcgtcgcacacatcgacgccaacggaggctgcgcctccggcccagtttgacactttctccttcgatgacttGGGGTTAGATCTTTCCGGTgttccggatgctcccgttcaaacggggggcgcagggcggggtcggggcgacccaaagaagaaaggcaatgggaaaagggtcggcgagtccttgcagccgggtgaggacgacaactcggtacggaggaggtggacggtcGCGGAGAatgtcgcgctgtccaaggcgtgggtgagtgtttgcgacgatcctctcgtttcgaacaaccagaggatcgtcaacttgtggggcaagatagcagcagcctgcCAGAGGTTTTGCCcagaggggaggccacacaatggggaggattgccggaaggggtgggaccgaatcagggttgcggtctcccgattttcgggcttgtacaccaacgccctccacatgatgagcagtgggcaaacggaggacgactgcaggaggatagcagagaaagccttccccctgaagggggtgtacAAGGAATTCACCTAccggaactgctatcttgtgctgaacgactccgagaagttccgagtaggtgtcgactctggctggccgaagaagcaacggttgaactattccggtgatttcagcggcagtagcggtggttcccacgacctccctgagacgacccaggaggtcccgacccctcgttcgtttgctcgccgtactcgcccggttgggcacatgcggctcaacgggaggcgaggggggtcgccgggggttcacaggaggtccagacggcatccccccttggccaatccacaacggatctcaaattcttcgcgcgtcaacaaacgcgcgctcagatggtcaagacgatggccgaatggcgggcggcggtggaccctgtggagaagagtttgcttcaaacattgctcctgagcatgcaggaggatttggagacggCACGAAGGGAAGCcgccgggagtagaggcggcggcgacggaggcgatggtggcgacagcgacggaggagacgacgacggcgacgaggagtgaattattgtacttttttaaaaattattgtgattttttttaattattgtacttttttaaattattgtactttttaaaattttaatagtattattaatgtttcccgtgtatgtctcgtaaattaaatttcgtatattgtgtgattgttaattatttcattttgtatatatttgttaatagtgatgtggatattatgtggctaggctatggctgagctattgttgggctatttgcttgttttgatgatgtggcaggaggatttttagtgatggtgatgtggcagtggctaggctatggctgggctattgctgggctattcctattgtggatggtttTATTTCCTTGATGTTGGACATAGCATTCCCATAATTCTTCTTCAAAAATGCTGATATAATAATCCCACTTGTTTTGAAATTTAGTACTAACATTAAAAAAGTTTAGCCCTATTGTATTGGCAAACGACCGATTTACCTGTGGAATCGAGGGATGTAGCGATGATGTTGGCGGCTGAGCCAAAGGCCAAGGCGAGACAAGCGGGTAAGGAGAAATCGCCTTCTCCGACCAAGAGTATGCTGTGCTGGCTGCTGTAATGATTTATCCTCTTCtcttcctcctccaccaccacgaTACTCCTGATCTTTACTTGCTATGGCGTGAATGTGATGCTaagcttcgtatccaccatCTACACTCATTTCATACCTTAAATTACTTCCTATTTATAACCTCAAATTATATCACAGTTTGTTTTATACTGCTCCCTCTATTCCATTTAAGATgactcatttcatttttaacacatgttttagaaaaatcataataaaaagttaaaatagAAGGAAAGTAAAGTAAcagaaagaataatgtagaagagaGTCTCTTtcatattattctctcttttaatttactttccatccactttaattatttattatgatttttacaaaatatatgaaaaaacgTAATAAATCATCTTAATTAGGACGAAGGGGTActatttaaaaaaagtttaaaattaaaaatgttttaTAGTTATGTTGGAAGTGTATACCACTCTCACTTGCAACGGGGTGCCGTAGGCCACCAGCACTTCCAAAAAACTACCCTTGCCAATGCCCTCTCATAACTAAAATGTCATGGTAAAAGATTTGTTAACACAATTATAAGTTGAGAGAAAATCATAGAGTATAACTTTTTGGCTctcttttatttctctttttcttattttttttaattacacatgctaaattaaatatttatactcTTTGAAAAATGAGGGAGCAGTAATTTCAAGGCTTCCTCTATTGCGGGTTCAAGAATTCACTTCATGATTATGGATTGCAACTCATCATGGCGTGGAAGCTAGAGTACGGCTCTTGTTTAGTCCACATCAGCGTCAAATACACATCACCTCATAAATAAATACCAATATTTCCCTATTGCCTCAAGGTTTAAAGAATTTCATTTGCTGCCACATATGCTCAAAGTCTAAAAAAgtcagagcatctccagtaagactggacgtcaaatagccttcacatagcattcacactgccacatcatcagcactacaattctcctgccaaaTCAGCTTGCCAcgtcaactggacatcaaatagacctcacaatacatttaaattgaataatactattaaaatttcaaaaagtacaataatttaaaaaaattacatttaaaaaaattacataaatttacataaaaactaacgccttgcaatcctccgcgcccacaactcttcaactaaatccttttggagtcgaatatgagcctccgtctaacgcatgtcggcatgtgcttggaggagggcttcttcatcgtgaggtaccccacctcgtacgttggcggcggcgacgccgtggcttggaccggcctcattatcgtcgttggcccaatcagtcagttgtacaccttcatcttcgacaatcatgttgtgcatgataatacagacgtacattatatcagcaatgcagtcgacattccacaaacgcgttggtcccttaactgcagcccatcgagcctgaagcacaccaaatgcgcgctccacgtcctttcgc
Encoded here:
- the LOC121753558 gene encoding heavy metal-associated isoprenylated plant protein 41-like codes for the protein MMNDRRWIKYYSSADDILLVGEGDFSFSLSLGMAFSNSSKIVATSLDTYEELLQKYKNALKNVVHLGTLGAFVLHGVDATRMLTHPHLQFKKFHYIVYNFPHAGFFLREDNPGMLKMHRELVRGFLLNASCMLHFDGEIHIRHKSNAIFDSWKIEDLGLECSLVCIAQDEFRIEEFPGYNNKRGSSSRADEPFPLGPCKTYRFRLISSWKFHLMRPMHPVPSSFAAQMFPNPPPRPLVPQHQPPITTVDDHGYCTCRDCRTRRDSSTKQHQMHPSASRMFPNHPPITTVGDHGAAQRYYASECCCGSWDCRTSRDSSTKQHQMHPVPPFTSQVFPNPPPVILQCQPRITTVDDHGAALRYYASECLCWDCRTTSNTSTKRRRASRLT
- the LOC121754970 gene encoding heavy metal-associated isoprenylated plant protein 47-like, which translates into the protein MKMKIVINVPLRKEKAKSKAMKIAVAEEGVTSVSIGKENDQLEVVGVGVDSVCLVKSLRKKFCFADILSIAEVKPAAAAAASPSPSPDKCPLPLCMFPPPPFQPLYECHYYDPENPSCYIM